A window from Candidatus Margulisiibacteriota bacterium encodes these proteins:
- a CDS encoding flagellar M-ring protein FliF C-terminal domain-containing protein: YEVSKKIEKFVKAPGYVEKVSVAVILDRQISEEQNASLKEAISSAAGIDTQRGDTVSLSNLAFDKTSMETTKKEMAQQRQISFIMNILKNIGLGLLLVFTVFYAWTRLKKLQAVSGAGGSWGVNMTDSGRSAMPGVGADEEVYAQEERRSNMRRSLDDMVDENPEVFARVLKKWLSEG, from the coding sequence TACGAAGTTTCTAAGAAAATAGAAAAATTTGTTAAAGCTCCTGGTTATGTAGAAAAAGTATCAGTTGCCGTTATTCTTGATAGACAGATTTCAGAAGAACAAAACGCTTCGTTAAAGGAAGCAATCTCCTCAGCGGCGGGAATTGATACCCAAAGAGGCGACACAGTTTCTTTAAGCAATTTAGCATTTGATAAAACAAGCATGGAAACAACGAAGAAAGAAATGGCTCAGCAGCGACAAATATCCTTCATTATGAATATATTGAAGAATATTGGCTTAGGTTTGTTGTTAGTATTTACAGTTTTTTATGCTTGGACAAGGTTAAAAAAGCTACAGGCAGTTTCTGGTGCAGGTGGTTCTTGGGGGGTCAATATGACTGATTCTGGAAGAAGCGCAATGCCTGGAGTAGGTGCCGATGAAGAAGTGTATGCTCAAGAAGAAAGACGCTCAAACATGAGAAGGTCTCTAGATGATATGGTAGATGAAAATCCGGAGGTTTTTGCTCGTGTACTTAAAAAATGGTTAAGTGAGGGTTAA